One part of the Bacteroidia bacterium genome encodes these proteins:
- a CDS encoding T9SS type A sorting domain-containing protein, producing the protein MRILLVFLSFLLLSSTLPAQQRIKMMHYNLLNFGNNCGNVDVLSKYAWLETILEEARPDVFTVNEINPNPIFSNGIVSRSFGYTNAIKRASITNQANSSIVNQLFYNEDKLELISESVIPYSLRDINAYRLFVKGSGINGNDSLFFYCIVGHFKATDESSSANSRAVAANLVMNWIDQNANGDGVVVMGDFNIYRPSETAYQTMTNNSNAALSLVDVISTVGWGGAGGAAFYTQSTRTTSQDCGSAGGMDDRFDMMLFSSELVNANSDLQLENASYTAFGNDSNPYNQSLQCQGNSEVPFSVCTALILMSDHLPVIADLVASTVVSTDRDLRIPGLRMNLAPNPVADNLTIDFLYTQIQQEDFNLSLQNMLGQKVWQRDISSQTQRLELPMSQLESGLYILKIEDSSGRFLSEKVLKR; encoded by the coding sequence ATGCGCATACTCCTGGTTTTTTTGTCCTTCCTCCTTCTTTCCAGCACGCTTCCTGCTCAACAGAGAATCAAAATGATGCATTATAATTTGCTCAATTTTGGTAATAACTGTGGCAATGTTGATGTGTTGAGCAAATATGCCTGGCTGGAAACAATCCTGGAAGAAGCACGACCGGATGTATTTACGGTTAATGAGATAAATCCAAATCCTATTTTCAGCAACGGAATTGTTTCCCGTTCCTTTGGATATACAAACGCTATTAAAAGGGCTAGTATTACGAATCAGGCAAATTCAAGTATTGTCAATCAACTTTTCTACAATGAAGATAAGCTTGAGTTGATCTCTGAATCGGTCATTCCTTATAGTCTGCGCGATATCAATGCCTATCGATTATTTGTGAAGGGGAGTGGTATAAATGGAAATGATTCCCTCTTTTTCTATTGTATAGTAGGACACTTTAAAGCGACTGATGAAAGCAGTTCTGCGAATAGCAGAGCGGTGGCAGCAAATCTGGTGATGAACTGGATTGACCAAAATGCCAATGGCGATGGAGTAGTGGTCATGGGAGATTTTAATATCTATCGTCCGAGTGAAACGGCCTACCAAACCATGACTAACAATAGCAATGCCGCACTAAGTCTGGTCGATGTGATTTCGACGGTTGGTTGGGGAGGCGCTGGTGGAGCAGCCTTTTATACACAGTCTACCCGTACAACCAGCCAGGATTGTGGATCAGCAGGAGGTATGGATGATCGCTTTGATATGATGCTGTTTAGTTCCGAACTGGTCAATGCAAATTCGGACCTCCAATTGGAAAACGCCAGCTATACTGCTTTTGGCAATGATTCCAATCCTTATAATCAGTCTCTACAGTGTCAGGGGAATTCTGAGGTGCCTTTCAGCGTGTGTACGGCCCTTATCCTCATGTCCGACCATCTACCTGTAATTGCCGATTTGGTAGCTTCTACTGTCGTTTCTACAGACAGAGATTTACGCATACCCGGACTTAGAATGAACCTGGCTCCCAATCCGGTAGCTGACAATCTGACCATCGATTTTTTGTATACCCAAATTCAGCAAGAAGACTTCAACCTTAGCTTGCAGAACATGCTGGGGCAAAAAGTATGGCAAAGAGATATTAGTTCCCAAACTCAAAGGCTGGAACTCCCAATGTCCCAATTAGAAAGTGGCCTTTATATTTTGAAAATTGAGGATTCTTCTGGTCGCTTTCTGTCTGAAAAGGTCCTGAAGCGATAG
- a CDS encoding WG repeat-containing protein: MMKPKLPESTIFSFFLLLFISFGNISLLDAQPEKDPNKFPVGIAEGSYDRVYPLSENLSRVKKGVKFGFVNQEGTLVISLIFDKAADFSMERARVSLNEKSGFIDKSGEVVIPMMYDRCWSFTEGLAKVKLNDKYGFLNPEGEPIIPIEHDEAQPPSEKMVLVRLGTKYGFYSNEGQLSIPLNFDEAYSFFAGKARVRMGNDWFYIDKGGRCIEDCKN, encoded by the coding sequence ATGATGAAGCCAAAACTTCCTGAATCCACGATCTTTTCTTTCTTCCTCCTCTTATTCATTTCCTTTGGGAATATCAGCCTTCTGGATGCACAGCCAGAAAAGGATCCCAATAAATTTCCTGTAGGAATTGCCGAGGGGAGTTATGATCGGGTTTATCCTTTATCTGAAAATCTCTCACGTGTCAAAAAAGGAGTAAAATTTGGATTTGTAAATCAAGAGGGAACCCTGGTTATCAGTCTGATTTTTGATAAAGCGGCTGACTTTTCCATGGAAAGAGCCCGTGTTAGCCTCAATGAAAAAAGTGGCTTTATCGACAAAAGTGGCGAGGTAGTTATTCCGATGATGTACGACAGGTGCTGGAGTTTTACAGAAGGATTAGCAAAAGTTAAATTGAATGATAAGTATGGCTTCCTAAATCCTGAAGGCGAGCCGATAATTCCCATTGAGCACGATGAAGCTCAGCCCCCTTCCGAAAAAATGGTTCTGGTCAGGCTTGGGACGAAGTATGGATTCTATAGCAATGAGGGTCAATTGAGTATTCCCCTTAATTTTGATGAGGCCTATTCCTTCTTTGCAGGTAAAGCACGAGTCAGAATGGGAAATGACTGGTTTTATATCGACAAAGGAGGGAGATGTATAGAAGATTGCAAGAACTAA
- a CDS encoding sialidase family protein, with protein sequence MILNTTTRFLLLSFFCISLSPLTSYSQEIKNVLLDNTGLLYQPCEPSIAINPKNPDNIVGGAILNKVYYTMDGGKNWETGKLRSSYGVFGDPCIIADKKGNFYYFHLSDPDQKGWFSDKLLDRIVGQRSRDGGKSWDNGSFMGERHPKDQDKEWAIANPKNGHLYVTWTQFDAYDSKDPQDKSNILFSYSKNKGKSWSEAVRINQISGDCIDDDGTTEGAVPAVGPKGEIYVAWSLNEKIYFDRSLDKGRTWMEEDKVITEQPGGWTIDIPGLNRSNGMPILLCDVSKTDTRGNLYVNWADQRNGEDDTDIWVSKSTDGGDSWSAPKRVNDDGAGKQQFLSWMTIDQTTGYLYTVFYDRRNHAGLETDVYIAYSTDGGESFTNVKISESPFTPGRAPFFGDYNNISAHAGRICPIWTREENAKTSVWTAVISESDLGIK encoded by the coding sequence ATGATTCTTAATACTACGACTCGATTTCTCCTATTATCCTTTTTTTGTATTTCCCTTTCCCCTTTAACTTCTTATTCCCAGGAAATCAAAAATGTTCTCCTTGATAATACGGGTTTACTCTATCAACCTTGTGAACCCAGCATCGCCATCAATCCCAAAAATCCTGACAATATTGTAGGTGGTGCCATACTCAATAAGGTTTATTACACAATGGATGGAGGAAAGAATTGGGAAACCGGCAAATTGAGATCAAGCTATGGGGTTTTTGGAGACCCTTGTATCATTGCCGATAAGAAAGGCAATTTTTATTATTTCCACCTTTCAGATCCGGATCAAAAAGGTTGGTTTAGCGACAAACTACTTGACAGGATCGTAGGGCAAAGATCCAGAGATGGAGGAAAAAGCTGGGACAATGGATCTTTTATGGGCGAAAGACATCCCAAAGATCAGGACAAAGAATGGGCCATTGCCAATCCCAAAAACGGACATCTTTATGTAACATGGACCCAATTTGATGCTTATGATAGCAAAGATCCTCAGGACAAGAGTAATATCCTTTTTTCCTATTCCAAAAATAAAGGCAAGAGCTGGAGTGAGGCGGTCCGGATCAATCAAATTTCCGGGGATTGTATTGACGACGATGGGACAACCGAAGGAGCAGTGCCAGCGGTTGGGCCTAAAGGGGAAATTTATGTAGCCTGGTCCCTGAATGAAAAAATATATTTTGACAGAAGTCTTGATAAAGGCAGAACCTGGATGGAAGAAGACAAAGTGATAACAGAACAGCCTGGCGGTTGGACCATTGACATTCCCGGCTTAAATCGCTCCAATGGCATGCCTATTCTACTTTGTGATGTGAGTAAAACTGATACCCGAGGCAATCTCTATGTAAACTGGGCTGACCAAAGAAATGGAGAAGACGATACAGACATTTGGGTCAGTAAATCCACAGATGGCGGAGATAGCTGGTCCGCTCCTAAAAGAGTAAATGATGATGGAGCAGGCAAACAACAATTTCTCAGCTGGATGACTATTGACCAAACGACGGGTTATCTCTATACAGTATTTTATGACAGAAGGAATCATGCAGGTCTGGAAACGGACGTATATATCGCCTATTCTACTGATGGGGGCGAAAGTTTTACCAATGTGAAAATCAGCGAAAGTCCCTTCACACCCGGAAGAGCTCCCTTCTTCGGAGATTATAATAATATCTCCGCTCATGCCGGAAGAATTTGTCCGATATGGACCCGGGAAGAAAATGCAAAAACCAGCGTCTGGACAGCGGTTATTTCTGAAAGTGATCTGGGAATCAAATAA
- the mfd gene encoding transcription-repair coupling factor gives MKKADILVSYRENELLKSFAEKIKEDQGGKFQIKGMAGSQAAFVLVGLYRLVQRNLLIILNDKEEALYFQNDLKALMPKKEILYFPASYKRPYQVEEVDNANVLQRAEVLNEINHTRSGRQVIVTFAEALNEKVVNKRSLVRNTLEIKESEDCGMDFIIETLDTYGFEREEYVYEPGHYAVRGGIIDIFSFAHEKPYRVEFDEEEIESIRTFDPVSQISEERVKRVSLIPNIQRSLLTEEKVSFLDYVSDSTLIITKNISFVEADLERLYQKAEDNFETLMKNSGGAALSLEPDEVYYKPEAFLNDLKSRSVLELGGNPFFPDQESSLEWKGQAQPSFHKEFELLAKHFKENTQSDIRNYVLSENEKQIQRLKEIFEEVDPEVRFDGVIGDIHEGFKDEQLEIACYTDHQIFDRYHRFKSQASKVRSQALTLKALKSLKPGDYVVHVNHGIGKFAGLHTIQMGQHTQEAAKVMYKNGDSIFVNVNALHKISKYTGKEGAVPKLNKLGSPAWAKTKAKTKKRIKELAFDLVSLYAKRKAMPGFAYSKDTYIQQELEASFMYEDTPDQVKTTEDVKVDMEAPHPMDRLVCGDVGFGKTEIAIRAACKAAVDGKQIAVLVPTTILALQHFRTFSNRLKDMPITVDYVNRFKSTKQIKETLANVASGKVDVLIGTHRLVSKDVKFKELGLLIIDEEQRFGVNVKDKLKVLKTGVDTLTLTATPIPRTLQFSLAGIRDLSVIGTPPPNRQPIETVLTTFSQTILRDAISYELKRGGQVFFIHPRVKDIEEVAGSLKKLVPDARVKVGHGQMTGQELENRMASFIEGGFDVLVATTIIESGLDIPNANTIIINEANKYGLADLHQMRGRVGRSNRKAFCYLLAPPEISLTQDARKRLRAMEEFSELGSGFHIALRDLDIRGAGDLLGPEQSGFVAEIGYDMYHKILDEAVRELKEEHFSDMFEEELTHRKKVFVEDCKIDLDLDIRIPESYLPSIPERLKFYRRIAGADSEETLRGIQVELIDRFGPMPIQVMGLFDATRIRELAKQMGIERVGLKANSLRLYFINNQESSFYQSPEFGRVLEYVQTFTARVKIKQTPKHLYMIYQDVSRIKKVMILMQELYDFVFETHKLQESEQL, from the coding sequence ATGAAAAAAGCTGATATCCTGGTTTCGTACAGGGAAAATGAATTGCTGAAATCCTTTGCTGAGAAAATTAAAGAAGATCAAGGGGGGAAATTTCAGATAAAAGGAATGGCGGGCAGCCAGGCAGCCTTTGTGTTGGTGGGACTTTATCGTCTGGTCCAAAGAAACCTCCTGATCATTCTCAATGACAAAGAAGAGGCCCTTTATTTTCAAAATGACCTCAAGGCACTCATGCCGAAAAAGGAAATCCTGTATTTCCCTGCTTCCTATAAACGACCCTATCAGGTAGAAGAAGTAGATAATGCCAATGTCCTGCAGCGAGCCGAGGTTCTCAATGAGATAAACCATACCCGCAGCGGAAGGCAGGTCATCGTGACTTTCGCAGAGGCCCTCAATGAAAAAGTGGTTAATAAACGATCCCTGGTAAGAAATACCCTGGAGATCAAAGAGAGTGAAGATTGCGGGATGGACTTTATCATTGAAACCCTGGATACCTATGGATTTGAGAGAGAGGAATATGTCTATGAACCCGGACATTATGCAGTCAGAGGTGGGATTATTGATATTTTCTCCTTTGCCCATGAAAAACCATATAGAGTGGAGTTTGATGAAGAGGAAATCGAAAGTATCCGGACTTTCGATCCCGTGAGCCAAATATCAGAAGAGAGGGTAAAACGAGTTTCTCTTATCCCTAATATCCAACGTAGCCTGCTTACAGAAGAGAAAGTTTCCTTCCTGGATTATGTTTCTGATAGTACCCTGATTATTACAAAAAATATATCTTTTGTTGAAGCAGATCTGGAAAGACTCTATCAGAAAGCAGAGGATAATTTTGAAACCCTCATGAAAAATAGTGGAGGTGCAGCCTTGAGTCTTGAACCGGATGAAGTGTACTATAAACCGGAAGCTTTTCTGAATGACTTGAAAAGTCGAAGCGTTTTAGAATTGGGGGGCAATCCATTTTTTCCAGATCAAGAAAGCAGTTTGGAATGGAAAGGACAGGCCCAACCTTCCTTTCACAAAGAATTTGAATTGCTGGCCAAACATTTTAAAGAAAATACCCAATCTGATATCAGAAATTATGTCCTGTCAGAAAACGAGAAACAGATTCAGCGACTCAAAGAAATTTTTGAAGAAGTTGATCCGGAAGTGCGATTTGATGGGGTAATCGGAGATATCCATGAAGGATTCAAGGATGAACAATTAGAAATTGCTTGTTATACCGATCACCAGATTTTTGACCGCTATCACCGTTTTAAAAGCCAGGCTAGCAAAGTCCGTTCTCAGGCACTTACCCTGAAAGCACTCAAATCATTGAAGCCGGGAGATTATGTGGTTCATGTAAATCATGGAATCGGGAAGTTTGCGGGCTTGCATACGATCCAGATGGGGCAACATACGCAGGAAGCTGCTAAAGTGATGTACAAGAATGGCGATTCTATTTTCGTCAACGTAAATGCCCTCCATAAAATCAGTAAATATACCGGGAAAGAAGGAGCTGTACCCAAACTGAATAAGCTGGGTTCTCCTGCCTGGGCCAAAACAAAAGCCAAGACCAAAAAACGCATCAAAGAGCTGGCTTTTGATTTGGTATCTCTGTATGCGAAACGTAAGGCTATGCCGGGTTTCGCCTATAGCAAAGACACCTATATCCAGCAGGAATTGGAGGCCTCATTTATGTATGAGGATACGCCGGATCAGGTAAAAACTACAGAAGATGTAAAAGTTGATATGGAGGCACCGCACCCTATGGACCGACTGGTATGTGGGGATGTAGGATTTGGGAAAACAGAAATTGCAATACGTGCAGCCTGCAAAGCTGCGGTAGATGGAAAGCAAATAGCCGTCTTGGTCCCAACAACTATTTTGGCCCTGCAACATTTCCGTACCTTCTCTAATCGACTCAAGGATATGCCGATTACGGTTGACTATGTCAATCGATTTAAAAGCACAAAGCAAATCAAAGAGACCCTGGCCAATGTTGCTTCTGGTAAGGTAGATGTGCTGATCGGAACTCATCGTTTGGTCTCTAAAGATGTAAAGTTTAAAGAACTGGGACTTTTGATCATTGATGAGGAGCAGCGTTTTGGGGTAAATGTAAAGGATAAGCTCAAGGTGCTGAAAACCGGTGTGGATACCCTGACCCTTACCGCAACACCTATTCCACGGACCCTTCAGTTTTCACTTGCTGGTATTCGGGATCTTTCAGTTATAGGAACTCCACCACCAAATCGACAACCTATAGAGACGGTTCTGACTACTTTTTCTCAAACCATTTTGAGAGATGCGATCAGTTATGAATTGAAAAGGGGAGGACAGGTCTTTTTCATCCACCCTAGAGTGAAAGATATAGAAGAGGTAGCGGGTTCCCTTAAGAAATTGGTGCCAGATGCCCGGGTGAAGGTAGGGCATGGTCAGATGACGGGCCAGGAACTGGAAAACCGAATGGCCAGTTTTATAGAAGGAGGATTTGATGTACTGGTGGCAACTACCATTATCGAATCTGGTCTTGATATACCTAATGCCAATACCATCATCATCAATGAAGCCAATAAATACGGCCTCGCTGATCTTCACCAAATGAGAGGTAGGGTAGGTCGTTCCAATAGAAAAGCCTTCTGCTATTTGCTGGCACCTCCGGAGATCTCATTGACCCAGGATGCACGAAAGCGCCTGAGGGCCATGGAGGAGTTCTCTGAGCTCGGAAGTGGTTTTCATATTGCGCTAAGGGATTTGGATATTCGGGGTGCAGGAGACCTCCTGGGGCCCGAACAGAGCGGATTCGTAGCAGAGATCGGCTATGATATGTATCACAAGATTCTGGATGAGGCTGTGCGGGAACTAAAAGAGGAGCACTTCTCGGATATGTTTGAGGAAGAATTGACTCATCGGAAGAAAGTCTTTGTGGAGGATTGTAAAATAGACCTTGATCTGGATATTCGAATTCCAGAATCCTATTTACCAAGCATACCCGAACGCTTGAAATTCTACCGACGGATTGCAGGGGCAGACTCTGAAGAAACGCTACGAGGAATACAAGTTGAATTGATAGATCGATTTGGTCCTATGCCCATTCAGGTAATGGGACTCTTTGATGCAACCCGGATTCGAGAATTGGCCAAGCAGATGGGAATAGAACGGGTAGGCTTAAAAGCCAATAGTTTGCGCTTGTATTTTATCAACAATCAGGAATCCAGCTTTTATCAAAGTCCTGAATTTGGTAGAGTACTGGAATATGTACAAACCTTTACGGCACGGGTAAAAATCAAACAAACTCCCAAACATTTATACATGATCTATCAGGATGTGTCAAGGATCAAAAAGGTGATGATCCTGATGCAGGAATTGTATGATTTTGTATTTGAAACCCACAAATTGCAGGAGAGCGAACAGCTTTAA
- a CDS encoding PAS domain S-box protein, protein MWFTKKSEVITAADFSLNVGRMLLGAFPIILLGIRLAHPKEFELNIINDISAYTIGIYCWGVLLLSFLIDWVRENIYSMVIMAIALIGFDYLYNLYLTQFSLYARTGLMLMIAVTMWYFNDRIHVLIFMFVFLLLIVLTAFLTPPQGVIDIEIIKFIARYVLLCTVIYLIVGSHIHTLNRLVHQSQENRQMMINLNEGVWQVDNKGTIRFVNNMICKMLGYKNSELVDVMNVLEMVAQEDKELLDEKLLERKQGISGTYDIRMVRKDGSIIWMQISATPIFDKNEFVVGSTSIAIDITDKKAGELELDNYSNALKYTNKELSIKNAELEQFASMAATDLRFPLEKIEQASVILRHLQDKPDPLADEYMDEITNRSKQMRDLIDALNIYSSSGADKMQAQSVDLNEVIKEVESNLADNFEAYNVQLHYDQLPTLNADRIQMIRLFKNIIDNSVTYRGEKPPEINISHTLDIEKKQHIFAFEDNGAGIKREDYDKIFMIFQKDSETDQNIGMGLAISKKIALNHNGRLWFTSNVGKGTTFYLSLPCTSEERCPETGKLLSEVEREKQLASQNGNGVKKETKAKLSEEAVD, encoded by the coding sequence ATGTGGTTTACCAAGAAAAGTGAGGTTATTACTGCTGCAGATTTTAGTCTGAATGTAGGAAGAATGTTATTAGGTGCTTTCCCCATCATCCTCCTGGGGATACGTCTGGCCCATCCGAAGGAATTTGAATTAAACATCATCAATGACATAAGTGCCTACACCATCGGTATTTACTGTTGGGGGGTTTTGCTTTTATCCTTCTTGATCGATTGGGTGAGAGAGAATATTTATTCTATGGTGATCATGGCGATTGCCCTGATTGGCTTTGATTATCTCTACAATCTCTACCTGACTCAGTTCTCACTTTATGCCCGTACGGGCCTCATGTTGATGATTGCAGTGACTATGTGGTATTTCAATGACCGCATTCATGTGCTCATTTTCATGTTTGTATTTCTGCTCCTGATTGTTCTGACTGCCTTTCTGACTCCTCCACAGGGAGTAATCGATATAGAGATCATCAAATTCATCGCTCGCTACGTCCTGCTTTGTACGGTCATTTACTTGATTGTTGGATCTCATATTCATACCCTCAATCGTTTGGTGCATCAGAGCCAGGAAAACAGGCAAATGATGATTAATCTCAATGAAGGAGTCTGGCAAGTAGATAATAAAGGGACTATCAGATTTGTCAACAATATGATCTGCAAGATGCTCGGCTATAAAAATAGCGAGTTGGTAGATGTGATGAATGTCTTGGAAATGGTTGCCCAGGAGGATAAAGAACTCCTGGACGAAAAACTCCTTGAACGCAAGCAAGGTATCTCCGGCACATACGATATTCGTATGGTTCGCAAAGATGGATCTATCATCTGGATGCAAATCAGTGCTACCCCTATCTTTGATAAAAATGAATTTGTCGTAGGATCGACTTCTATCGCGATCGATATCACTGATAAAAAGGCTGGCGAACTGGAACTGGACAATTATTCCAATGCCTTAAAATACACCAATAAAGAATTGTCGATCAAAAATGCCGAGCTAGAGCAATTTGCCAGTATGGCTGCGACAGATCTTCGCTTTCCCCTCGAAAAAATAGAACAGGCATCCGTGATTCTTCGACATCTTCAGGATAAGCCAGATCCTTTGGCTGATGAATACATGGATGAGATCACAAACAGAAGTAAACAGATGCGTGATCTGATTGATGCACTCAATATCTATTCTTCCTCGGGCGCTGATAAAATGCAGGCCCAATCTGTAGACCTGAATGAAGTCATAAAAGAAGTGGAGAGTAATCTGGCTGATAATTTCGAGGCCTATAACGTTCAGTTGCATTATGATCAATTGCCTACCCTCAATGCGGACCGTATTCAAATGATCCGCCTCTTCAAAAATATCATCGACAATTCCGTAACATACAGAGGGGAAAAACCACCGGAAATAAACATTTCCCACACCCTTGATATAGAGAAGAAGCAACACATATTTGCCTTCGAAGACAATGGTGCGGGTATCAAACGTGAAGACTACGATAAAATCTTCATGATCTTCCAAAAAGACTCAGAAACAGACCAAAATATTGGAATGGGATTGGCCATTAGTAAAAAGATTGCCCTCAATCACAATGGCAGGCTCTGGTTTACCTCAAATGTAGGCAAGGGTACTACCTTTTATTTGAGTCTTCCCTGTACGTCTGAGGAAAGATGCCCTGAAACGGGAAAACTACTTAGTGAAGTAGAGAGAGAAAAGCAGCTTGCCTCCCAAAATGGCAATGGTGTAAAAAAAGAGACCAAAGCAAAATTGAGTGAGGAAGCCGTAGATTAA
- the yidD gene encoding membrane protein insertion efficiency factor YidD — protein sequence MLRTLIGGFFLLLIKFYQYVISPLFPPSCRYTPTCSHYAKEAIQLHGPFKGGALAIKRISSCHPWGGSGYDPVPGTENQWDESELID from the coding sequence ATGCTTCGAACATTGATAGGTGGATTCTTTTTACTATTGATTAAATTTTATCAATACGTCATCTCTCCTTTATTTCCCCCTAGCTGTAGATATACTCCCACTTGTAGCCATTATGCGAAAGAAGCTATACAGTTGCACGGTCCTTTTAAGGGAGGCGCCTTAGCCATCAAACGCATCAGCTCCTGTCATCCCTGGGGAGGTTCTGGCTATGATCCTGTGCCGGGAACGGAAAATCAATGGGATGAATCTGAACTTATTGATTAG
- a CDS encoding PfkB family carbohydrate kinase, with protein sequence MLGYFLGLSTIDIQYLVNSFPRENIKQKSTDFCINIGGPALNAAATFVRLGGQAKFFTVVGSNPLRPFILSEAEKLGIEIIDLSPDEKELPIMATVISNAQSGDRSILRNTGRQPKLDLEILRTALRDTPDIALLDGFHMDGAIILAEYVKALAKPIVMDGGSWKPRSPELIAHSDIAICSADFTTADMPVFEYLKAQGVNYRAISRGAKPILFEEGSQKGEIEVTQVKAIDSLGAGDILHGAFAYYFARGDSFQLALEKAAGVASMSTSWFGTRFPNQ encoded by the coding sequence ATGCTGGGATACTTCCTTGGGCTTAGCACTATAGACATACAATACCTCGTAAATTCCTTCCCTCGGGAAAATATCAAGCAAAAATCCACAGATTTTTGCATAAATATTGGCGGACCTGCACTCAATGCAGCAGCGACTTTTGTTCGACTGGGGGGACAAGCAAAATTCTTCACGGTTGTAGGTTCAAATCCTTTGCGCCCTTTTATTCTGTCTGAAGCCGAAAAATTGGGAATCGAAATCATCGACCTTTCGCCTGATGAAAAAGAATTACCTATAATGGCCACGGTGATCAGCAATGCACAAAGTGGAGATCGGTCTATCCTCAGAAATACAGGAAGGCAGCCTAAACTGGACTTGGAAATACTAAGGACTGCACTTAGGGATACGCCCGATATTGCACTATTGGATGGATTTCATATGGATGGGGCAATCATATTAGCTGAATATGTAAAAGCTTTGGCTAAACCTATTGTTATGGATGGAGGAAGCTGGAAGCCGCGCAGTCCGGAATTGATTGCACATTCAGATATAGCCATTTGTTCCGCTGATTTCACAACAGCTGATATGCCCGTTTTTGAATACCTGAAAGCTCAAGGGGTTAACTACAGGGCAATAAGTCGAGGAGCCAAGCCTATTTTATTTGAAGAGGGAAGTCAGAAAGGTGAGATAGAAGTAACTCAGGTAAAAGCGATTGATAGCTTAGGAGCAGGAGATATCCTTCATGGAGCTTTTGCCTATTATTTTGCCAGGGGAGATAGTTTTCAGTTGGCATTAGAAAAAGCAGCTGGAGTTGCCAGCATGAGCACCAGTTGGTTTGGGACCAGATTTCCTAATCAATAA